AGGCCCATGCGCTTCTTCCAAATCATCCTCAGCGATCTCCAGCTTCACCGGGAGGTCATCACGGCACTTCGACGCCAATTCGGACTCTGTTCTCATAACTCCAGATTTCCTCATTTCCACCATCAATACACGAAACCCTTTCTCCCTGATCAAATCCCAGATTCAGATTAAACCAATTCGATAGCGAAATCACGAATACGAGAGAAAAAGTTTGGATCTTTTTTTCTTTTCACAGAGGATTATCCAGAACGCGAAAGAGAATCAGCAAACCCTAGAAATCAGATCTAATTTGATTGAAAAGGAGGATTCTTTTGGCGGCTAGCGACGCGAGTATTACGCTTTGTACGCCACGCGCTGTTGTGATTTGACCGGAAAGGGTTTGAAAAGTCCAAAACAGCCCACCGCTTTGTGTGTGTGAGAGGAGGGCTGAGATAGTCATTTCGTTTTTTTAGTAAATGTTATAATTAATTCGCTGGCGGACAGCCAGTAGTTCTTGATATATTGGGTGGGTCCCGCAATTGCTTATTCTTGTGACGGCTATAGATAGAAAATTTGCCACGTGTTACTCGTTTTTCACTGCCTAATTTGTTAGCTTTTATTTTTGTAGTCACTGGTCAACAATGTTGTATTAAGCCACATAAGGTTAGTCAGGACTAAACAAAATACAATCTTGTTGTCTCAAGCCACTTAAGGTAGCCAGGACTAAGTTAAAAAAGAAATCTTCTTTTAATCCTCCTACACAAATGAAATCAAGTAAAACTTGAGCAGATATAAATTGCAAGTAAAGTCCCATTCTAATTGTGGTTGAGAATAGACCAGGACTTCAAAATTTTCTTTTAGAAACAAGCATAATGGAATAAAATTTCTTGAATTTGTGCTTTAAATTAATGTTAACAAAATACATTATCAAGTAAAATAATGAATATCATAAAAAAATAAATCCATAAAATTGGAACATACTCATTTTAAATCTTGTTTCATTTGGATTTTAAACATATAGTTAGAATGAGTTTAGTTGCAAGAATTACAGTCTCTCCACACCCCATGTTTAATATAGAAAGCAAATCTCAAGAACTAGCGAAGTCTATAATATTTTGATGATAAAAATAGTAAAGTAAGGTTTTGGGTATAATATAAGTTTACACGTACACATGAGTACATATCATCTCTCAAATTAATTTAGATTGCAAAAAACTTGAATCCAACGACATTTAGTGTTATAGGTCCTTTATCTACGGACGTCCCTCTCCTATGGAATGGCAAATGGAGAAAACGAAATGAAAAAGATGACTGATGGCTCAAATTATAAGTCGCACACAAACAAAAGAAAACAGAAATATTATCTTTGTTTTCTTTCTCCTCAACGCTCTTTTCCTTTTTTGTGTGTGGGATTTATTCTGTTCATCTTGTTACAAGCTGATATTCATCAACCTATCAACCTCATTTGGAAAAAAAAAAAGTTTTGAGAGAAGAAGAAAAAGAAGAAAGAGAAATTTCGTAAATGGAGGATGATATATATAGTAACCCACTAAGCGTTTTCTTGATCCTTCATCATCTTTAAGATTGATCTTTCTTTAAAAGAACAATGCCTGTGCCAGATCCACGAGCGGGGCAGGCATTCATCTGTCTCATTACCGTATTTCTTTTCCTGTCGATTGCTGTCGGAGGCGGTTGTCTCATTGCATACACAGTCCTTCCTTACCCTTCAATCTGGCTCGCTTACATCGGCATTTTCTTTGTTTGTCTTCCTTGGTTCTTTTGGATCTTAACATTTTCATACCGCATTGTTTCACGCACTTTTGGATTCAGGATGGTCATTGGATCCGGTGGTAACAATAACAGTGCCAATGGAGAGGCCAAGCCACGCGAACTTGACCCCCCCGAGCAATCGTTAGAGTCTCCTAATGATGAACCTGAGGCGATGGCTCGTCCTCAAGGCCATATTCTAATGTCAATGGAAGGGAACCAATCCAAGAAACGAATGTCAACATCCAGCGTCGGTTCACATGAAAGTGAGATGCCACTAGCCATTTCTATGGGCTCATGATGATCATATATAATTTGATATAGAATGAAATCTTGACATTGATAGCATCAGGACGGAGATGCTAACCTGCAGCCTCTTGAAAACATGGATATATTTTTGCTGTCTTTACTTTGTATCTTATACAGATAGATTTGTAGATTCAACAAAAGAAGAAGTTTTACACCTTTTACTACTACTACCAAAGTTTGTAGATTCAACACTTTGAGGTTCTTTAACTTGACATACAAGCCAGGATATCCCATTGTCAAGTACCAAATGCTGGCATCGGCAAATGGGCCACATCTGTCATGTTTGAACTAGCTATAACACTAGAGGATTTGACAAATTACAAACATTTTTGGTTTCCTGATCACTCTTGACCTTAATTTCCTAGGGGGAAATTGTCACAATTTGGTTCTTAATACATACTGTTTGTGTGTTCTCCTTATTTCAATAACTGATTCTAACATCAAATCATTTTTGTTATCTATCAAACGTGTATCACATCCATCATCCATGCAAACAGTTTGCTGAACATTGAACAAGGCTAAAAACTATGGGCCTATGGCATCATACTGACTCTATATATACGTTTAAGAGTTTTCAGTCTGTTGTTCTTCACTTTTCATATTATAACACGAGAAAGAGAAATATTTTTTTGACTAAACAACTAAGCGACAAGGTTTGGACAAACGAAAAAACATTGCAAAGACATGTCATTTACAATAACTCTAGTTTCTAGTGTGGTCAACATAAAGCACGTGAATATTCATCATTTGACTCTTGCCTGCTATACATAATCACACCGAGAAACAACGATTAATTTATCTTTCATTCCTGCATATACTTAATATATATATATGAGGATTACAGTAGTAGTTTTATACCAGTAGTTACTAATGATAATAACATATATATATAATTATATATATATTCATCAAAGTATATATATATATATATCTTCATCAAAGTCATTGTTATCTATTACTCTTCTTCAAAAACGTATAATTGACTTCCTTTGTTTTCTTTCTATATAGAATACTCCACATGAGCAATTAGATACAAATCTATAGATAAGAATCCGAATAGTATCTAAGTATCATATTTCATTTGTAGATGCTTATAAAACAATACAATATTCTTTATTTTTTATTTTTCATTTTTTGAGAAAATGTAACATAATTACATAAACAATATCTCGGTAAGCAACGTGAGATTTAATAACTCTTGTTCGTATGTATGAAAGTTAATCTTAAGATTTCTGGAGAAATTGAAGCCACGAACGGACCACGGACGACTAGACGAGTAAGAGACGTGTGCTAGGTTCAATGATTCTGAATAATTTGGCAGTACGTACATGTGTAGCCAACACAAAAGAAAGAAAAAGACATCTACACAATATTAATATTTGAAACTAATAGAAGTCCAAGTGGAAGTAAAGTGGGAGCAAGACACCACACGGCAAGGGACACACAACTGAAAGAGAGACAAAGGTATATAGAAAGCTTAAGATCATATGATATGTCCGAATCATCTCATGTGCAAACTTCTTTTTTAAAACGGGTTTGTTGATTTTTTTACTATTATGAAAATTTTGTAGGTATTAATGTTCTAAACACCATCATACTCATTACAGTGTTTATAATGTCATCATCGCTTACCAGACTCGACCAAAATAGTGAAATTTATTGATAAGAAAATCAAGATATCGAGGCAATTGTTTTTCTAACTGTTTTATGGATGAAGGCTTAGAAAAAAAACCGTGTAGACGATTTTGAGGGTAATCAACATATATAACCCTTTAAGAGAATAAACAATGCAATTAGCAATTAATTAGAATCTTGATGTGTCAAGTGAAATAATATCCCATACAAAAATATATCTTAGCAAAAAAAGTGAAATATATAACATACAATCCATGTGGTTTCAGATTCTTAATATGTTTGATATGAAAGACATCTAATT
This sequence is a window from Brassica oleracea var. oleracea cultivar TO1000 chromosome C1, BOL, whole genome shotgun sequence. Protein-coding genes within it:
- the LOC106301454 gene encoding uncharacterized protein LOC106301454, producing MPVPDPRAGQAFICLITVFLFLSIAVGGGCLIAYTVLPYPSIWLAYIGIFFVCLPWFFWILTFSYRIVSRTFGFRMVIGSGGNNNSANGEAKPRELDPPEQSLESPNDEPEAMARPQGHILMSMEGNQSKKRMSTSSVGSHESEMPLAISMGS